The following are from one region of the Roseobacter fucihabitans genome:
- a CDS encoding site-specific integrase, with product MKQTLTTKSLDAMKPATVKRYEVRDAKVNGLHVRVSTTGARMFYTMSRANGKRRRIKIGSYPVISLADARRRATEIARSIELGEFDVTPGIPEETVPTLGEVIPKFIEIHAKPNTKDWKRTQSVLRKFDGLNDRPLDQIKRQDVTKVLDGIIANGTPTRANRALSAIKKLMNWCAMRGTIETSPVAPLRPPTREVQRDRVLTDDEIRAIWRHSETEGYPFGPFLKLLKFTGQRRSEVSGMRWSELNLDEGIWELPASRVKNARLHIVPLPPQAVDILRSLHRFLNSDFVFTTTGRSSISGFGRLKARIEATLPENTQDWRFHDFRRTASTGMAKIGVMPHVIDAVTNHKSGVVSGVGATYNRYTYLNEKREALEQWADHVEESTRPCTIPSAVQ from the coding sequence ATGAAACAGACACTGACAACCAAATCACTCGACGCGATGAAGCCTGCGACCGTTAAACGGTACGAGGTTCGCGACGCAAAAGTAAACGGCCTGCATGTGCGGGTGTCGACCACAGGTGCGAGGATGTTTTACACGATGTCCCGTGCCAACGGCAAAAGACGACGCATCAAAATCGGGTCTTATCCTGTGATCTCTCTGGCCGATGCGAGACGCCGCGCGACGGAAATCGCCCGGTCAATCGAGCTGGGTGAGTTCGACGTGACACCCGGAATCCCAGAGGAAACAGTACCCACCCTCGGTGAGGTCATCCCAAAGTTCATCGAAATTCACGCTAAGCCAAACACCAAAGACTGGAAACGCACCCAAAGTGTGTTGCGCAAGTTTGATGGCTTGAACGACAGGCCCCTTGATCAGATCAAGCGACAGGACGTCACCAAGGTCTTGGATGGCATTATCGCCAATGGCACGCCGACACGGGCAAACCGGGCGCTTTCAGCGATCAAAAAGCTCATGAACTGGTGCGCCATGCGCGGCACCATTGAAACGTCGCCCGTGGCTCCTCTCAGGCCACCAACACGCGAAGTTCAGCGTGATCGCGTACTCACCGATGATGAAATTCGCGCGATTTGGCGACACAGCGAAACCGAGGGCTACCCGTTTGGGCCTTTTCTCAAATTGCTAAAGTTTACAGGTCAGCGCCGAAGCGAGGTGTCTGGAATGCGGTGGTCCGAACTCAATCTTGATGAGGGCATTTGGGAACTTCCAGCAAGCCGCGTGAAAAACGCTCGCCTGCATATTGTGCCCCTGCCTCCACAGGCCGTGGACATCCTGCGATCCTTGCATAGGTTCCTCAACAGCGATTTCGTTTTCACCACCACAGGGCGATCATCGATTTCTGGGTTCGGTCGATTGAAGGCCCGAATTGAGGCTACGCTGCCAGAGAACACACAGGATTGGCGCTTCCATGATTTCAGGCGCACGGCCTCCACAGGCATGGCCAAGATCGGCGTTATGCCCCACGTGATCGACGCAGTGACCAATCATAAATCAGGGGTCGTCTCAGGCGTCGGTGCAACGTACAATCGCTACACGTATTTAAATGAGAAACGCGAAGCACTAGAGCAATGGGCAGATCATGTCGAAGAATCCACAAGACCATGCACCATACCATCAGCGGTACAGTGA
- a CDS encoding site-specific integrase, with protein sequence MSDQYVPALRQRFLEDMQIKGLQPKTQTMYLRGMRDFTRFLGHAPDTATPEELRAFQLDMKERGVGAPTFNNRLTVLSFFFAATCPRPEMKRHMRYQRAAKKIPVVLSAEEVTRIIEAAPGPGLRYRAAFSVAYGGGLRASEVTHLKVGDIDSDRMLIRIEQGKGRKDRQVMLSPSLLDLLRDYYREARPRFPPCRICRRCSSR encoded by the coding sequence ATGTCAGACCAATATGTACCAGCGCTGCGCCAGCGGTTTCTTGAAGATATGCAGATCAAAGGACTGCAGCCCAAGACGCAAACGATGTATCTGCGCGGGATGCGGGATTTTACGCGGTTTCTGGGGCACGCGCCGGATACGGCAACGCCGGAGGAACTGCGTGCGTTCCAACTCGATATGAAGGAGCGCGGGGTCGGTGCGCCAACGTTCAACAACCGACTAACGGTATTGAGTTTCTTTTTTGCGGCGACCTGTCCTCGGCCTGAGATGAAGCGGCATATGCGATATCAGCGGGCAGCCAAGAAGATCCCAGTGGTACTGAGCGCCGAAGAAGTCACCCGCATTATCGAAGCAGCACCTGGGCCTGGGCTGAGATACCGTGCCGCCTTCAGCGTGGCTTATGGTGGCGGGTTACGGGCAAGCGAAGTCACCCATCTCAAGGTCGGTGATATTGACAGCGACCGGATGCTGATCCGGATTGAGCAAGGCAAGGGGCGCAAAGACCGGCAGGTCATGTTGTCGCCCAGCCTGCTGGACCTGTTGCGCGACTATTACCGAGAAGCCCGCCCGCGCTTTCCTCCTTGTCGGATTTGTCGCCGCTGCAGCTCGCGCTGA
- a CDS encoding UvrD-helicase domain-containing protein, producing MKRLKPKPLVGFLLNPFGKYPRYIGYDGNEIVVQAGYAVTAGLRELSASPIVESGFWGASLRLQLDEQPVQLLKGVRQKEALVFSDKIRLDWEAINQADFERSRAAIDTLLLEIAQLSDPATYPAACVVSPIVERARGLDQSLLSKLPQQALGDVQRDQIGKIQTFVQNAQHDRQQAIAAFEERQLVEWSDFFDTFESNPLTPEQRKSIVADEDATLILAGAGSGKTSVITAKAGYLLKSGARKPEEVLLLAFASAAAKEMSERIEEKCGEPLEARTFHSLAYDIIGTVEGSKPALAAHATDDKAYLALIRDILKALVKTASEVSKSIVGWFSYTRLDEKSEWDFKKKHSYYTYIEKLDLRTLQGEQVKSFEELMIANWLYENGIEYEYEPDYEHKVSEGGYRDYCPDFRLISSGIYIEHFGVRRSKSADGTYRLTTAPFVDREEYLAGMEWKRGVHAEHETTLIETFGYEREDGRLLDALAEKIAPFETVNPRSLETLFDRVVELNQADSFVQLLGTFLKHYKGGGYQLGECANKGRTLKLGKRASAFLSIFEPVYSEYQTLLNGRIDFEDMILRATKYAETNEYHSPFKHILVDEFQDISRSRGRLVKALKAQHSDARIFAVGDDWQSIYRFAGSDINLMRNFGGEFGGEFDGKSGVHCTVDLGRTFRSIDQIAHAAKRFVLQNPAQLNKTVIPAGTSEKPALKVILTIKADENSKLSQVLHSLRKTAKQEKQTSVLLLGRYRHLAPSNLSQLRRDFPDLDISFRTIHASKGLEADHVVILNMFRGRTGFPSEIVDDPLLSLVSPKAEPFENAEERRVMYVALTRARKSVTLMGSASKQSAFITELMDDPEYGAVGAQQQEEYNHTCGECGGHLVPVPTKGGRTWYRCEHASLCGHSLNACAACGAGLPIRNAKTGLSKCSCGAEYPSCPSCEDGWLVEKRGRYGPFLSCVSYPRCNGKAKIAKLKS from the coding sequence TTGAAGCGCTTAAAGCCAAAACCGTTGGTTGGTTTCCTTCTCAACCCCTTCGGGAAATACCCTAGATACATAGGGTACGATGGAAATGAGATCGTCGTCCAAGCTGGGTATGCGGTGACTGCTGGGCTGAGAGAGCTTTCAGCAAGTCCGATTGTTGAGAGTGGATTTTGGGGCGCTTCGCTGAGGCTCCAATTGGACGAACAACCTGTTCAATTGCTCAAAGGCGTTCGGCAAAAAGAAGCTTTAGTATTCTCGGACAAAATTCGTTTGGACTGGGAAGCGATCAACCAAGCAGATTTTGAGCGAAGTCGCGCAGCCATTGACACATTGCTTTTGGAAATTGCACAGCTTTCGGACCCAGCAACTTATCCTGCGGCGTGCGTCGTGTCACCAATAGTGGAACGTGCGCGTGGCCTTGACCAAAGCCTTCTATCAAAGCTTCCACAGCAAGCGCTCGGGGATGTTCAGCGGGATCAAATTGGAAAAATTCAGACGTTTGTTCAAAACGCTCAACACGATAGGCAGCAAGCAATTGCAGCTTTTGAGGAACGTCAGCTTGTTGAGTGGAGCGACTTCTTTGATACTTTCGAAAGCAACCCATTAACGCCAGAGCAGCGTAAATCAATCGTTGCTGATGAAGACGCAACACTGATCTTAGCAGGGGCTGGCTCAGGGAAAACCAGCGTTATCACCGCCAAAGCAGGTTATTTACTGAAGTCGGGCGCGCGCAAACCAGAAGAAGTACTGCTTTTAGCATTTGCCAGTGCCGCCGCCAAAGAGATGAGTGAGCGGATTGAAGAAAAGTGCGGTGAGCCGTTGGAGGCCAGAACTTTTCATTCGCTGGCTTATGATATCATCGGAACTGTTGAGGGAAGCAAGCCAGCGCTGGCCGCCCATGCCACCGACGACAAGGCTTATCTTGCTTTGATCCGAGACATCTTAAAAGCCTTGGTCAAGACAGCTTCTGAGGTATCGAAGTCCATCGTTGGCTGGTTTTCATACACGCGTCTCGATGAGAAAAGCGAATGGGATTTCAAAAAGAAGCACAGCTACTACACCTACATCGAAAAGCTTGATCTGCGCACCCTTCAGGGCGAACAGGTCAAAAGCTTCGAAGAATTGATGATTGCCAATTGGCTTTACGAGAATGGCATCGAATATGAGTACGAACCCGACTACGAGCACAAGGTCTCCGAAGGCGGATACCGTGATTATTGTCCTGATTTTCGCCTGATTAGTAGTGGGATATACATTGAGCACTTCGGGGTTCGCCGTTCAAAATCGGCAGACGGAACCTATCGCCTGACGACAGCGCCATTCGTTGATCGCGAAGAATATCTCGCTGGCATGGAATGGAAGCGCGGTGTCCACGCTGAACACGAAACGACTTTGATCGAAACGTTCGGTTACGAACGTGAAGATGGTCGCTTACTGGATGCGCTGGCAGAGAAAATAGCGCCGTTTGAAACTGTTAATCCACGATCACTTGAAACACTCTTTGACAGGGTGGTCGAGCTAAACCAAGCCGATAGCTTTGTTCAGTTGCTTGGGACTTTCTTGAAGCATTATAAGGGAGGAGGATATCAGCTTGGCGAATGCGCCAACAAAGGGCGCACCTTGAAACTTGGCAAACGGGCTTCAGCTTTTTTGTCCATTTTTGAGCCTGTCTATTCAGAATACCAAACACTGCTAAATGGACGGATCGATTTTGAAGATATGATCCTGCGGGCAACCAAGTATGCCGAGACGAACGAGTATCACAGCCCCTTCAAACATATCTTGGTAGATGAGTTTCAGGACATATCCCGCAGTCGGGGCCGATTGGTCAAAGCGTTAAAGGCGCAGCATAGCGATGCCCGAATATTTGCGGTTGGTGATGACTGGCAATCAATCTACCGATTTGCAGGGTCCGACATCAATCTAATGCGGAACTTTGGCGGCGAGTTTGGTGGAGAATTTGATGGGAAATCTGGGGTTCACTGTACAGTCGACTTAGGCAGAACTTTTCGCTCTATCGATCAGATTGCGCACGCCGCAAAGAGGTTTGTGCTACAAAACCCAGCCCAGTTGAACAAAACAGTGATACCCGCTGGGACCTCTGAAAAGCCTGCATTGAAAGTTATCTTAACCATCAAGGCCGATGAGAACAGCAAGTTGTCGCAGGTGCTTCACTCGTTACGAAAGACCGCTAAGCAAGAGAAGCAAACATCAGTTTTACTGCTTGGGCGATATCGGCATTTGGCCCCGTCAAATCTCTCGCAGTTGCGTCGCGACTTCCCTGACTTGGATATTTCGTTTCGCACGATCCATGCCTCCAAGGGGCTTGAGGCCGATCATGTGGTGATCTTGAACATGTTCCGGGGGCGTACCGGCTTTCCGTCTGAAATTGTTGACGACCCTCTCCTAAGTCTTGTCTCACCTAAAGCAGAGCCATTTGAAAACGCCGAAGAACGCCGTGTCATGTATGTTGCTCTCACCCGCGCCCGCAAGTCCGTGACCCTGATGGGGTCGGCATCAAAACAATCAGCTTTTATCACCGAGTTGATGGATGACCCTGAGTACGGGGCCGTGGGCGCTCAGCAGCAAGAGGAATACAACCACACATGTGGAGAATGTGGCGGGCATCTGGTCCCTGTGCCGACGAAAGGTGGGCGCACATGGTATAGGTGTGAACACGCGAGCCTTTGTGGGCATTCGTTGAACGCTTGCGCTGCTTGTGGAGCAGGCTTGCCCATTCGAAACGCGAAGACTGGTTTGAGTAAATGCTCTTGCGGTGCCGAATATCCGAGTTGTCCCAGCTGCGAAGATGGTTGGTTAGTTGAAAAGCGGGGTCGATACGGCCCGTTTCTTTCATGCGTCAGCTATCCACGCTGCAACGGAAAAGCAAAGATTGCGAAGCTAAAAAGTTGA
- a CDS encoding TaqI-like C-terminal specificity domain-containing protein, giving the protein MAAGCVTYHTTKVYSITKKPNATASDEFFVGLLNSKLMWWYLKHTGDTLQGDARTMKTNYINPFTLPAAVSKEHDLAISALVTEIVKDKAGPARTEEIQCLEEAINAAVYKLYDLSQEEIKVIEQAI; this is encoded by the coding sequence ATGGCCGCTGGGTGCGTTACCTACCACACCACAAAGGTTTACAGCATCACCAAGAAGCCCAACGCCACTGCATCGGACGAGTTTTTTGTCGGCTTGCTTAATTCAAAGCTAATGTGGTGGTATTTGAAGCACACTGGGGACACGCTGCAGGGTGACGCAAGAACTATGAAAACCAACTATATCAACCCGTTTACTCTACCCGCAGCCGTGAGCAAAGAACACGATTTGGCAATCTCTGCACTCGTCACTGAGATAGTGAAAGATAAAGCCGGACCAGCGCGCACCGAGGAAATCCAGTGCCTCGAAGAGGCAATCAATGCCGCCGTCTACAAGCTCTACGACCTGAGCCAGGAAGAAATAAAGGTGATCGAGCAGGCAATCTGA
- a CDS encoding cytochrome c translates to MKNIFFSTALALLVASAALAHNGVKNAAVMTRMNAMSGIGAEMKTLGKMAKGAAAFDANTAKTAAAVIAKHAANTPALFEAQEDDPKSEATAMIWTNFADFTEKAAAMETVALGLSKSISTPDDLGAALKALGDTCKACHTGYRQKR, encoded by the coding sequence ATGAAGAATATCTTTTTCTCTACGGCATTGGCGCTTTTGGTTGCATCAGCAGCCCTGGCTCACAATGGCGTCAAGAACGCAGCCGTGATGACACGTATGAACGCAATGAGCGGCATCGGCGCTGAGATGAAAACGCTTGGAAAGATGGCCAAAGGTGCGGCCGCCTTTGATGCCAACACCGCCAAAACAGCCGCTGCTGTAATTGCTAAGCATGCCGCGAATACACCTGCATTGTTTGAAGCTCAAGAAGATGACCCCAAGTCAGAGGCAACAGCAATGATCTGGACCAACTTTGCGGATTTCACGGAAAAGGCTGCCGCAATGGAGACTGTCGCTCTGGGCCTGTCGAAGTCCATCAGCACGCCAGATGATCTTGGTGCGGCACTGAAAGCACTCGGTGACACCTGTAAAGCGTGCCATACAGGTTACAGGCAAAAGAGATAG
- a CDS encoding multicopper oxidase family protein, whose protein sequence is MTQMLGFNGSTPGPELRFREGDTLDMRFDNAIGEGSAVHWHGIRIDNAMDGVPYLTQTIVEDGEYFDYRFTLPDAGTYWYHSHNRSWEQVARGLYGPLIVEEKTPPKVDHDITVMIDDWRIERTGDTIEDFGNRHDFSHAGRLGTFAKVIPSMFEVRRGDRVRLRLINVATARVFPLEIAGLKGKVVALDGMPLDTPQDIGPLMIAPAQRMDIIADVSETVKFIFPTRQDPYEMGEIIVRGENPSPSSTNIEALLRPYAPQPATTPDHDLTMALQGGAMGGAHGGDDIWSLNGVSGLSDDPWQTFKRGETARIKLVNETSFPHGIHLHGHHFYELEPDGTLGPMRDTTLLQRQETRDIVCVFDNPGKWLLHCHMLGHQASGMKTWVQVT, encoded by the coding sequence GTGACCCAAATGCTTGGCTTTAACGGCAGCACGCCGGGACCGGAGCTGAGGTTTCGAGAAGGCGACACATTAGATATGCGCTTTGACAACGCTATTGGTGAAGGCTCTGCGGTGCATTGGCATGGCATTCGGATCGACAATGCGATGGACGGCGTGCCCTACCTGACCCAAACGATAGTCGAGGATGGAGAGTATTTCGACTACCGGTTCACACTGCCAGACGCGGGAACATATTGGTATCATTCCCACAACCGATCGTGGGAGCAAGTGGCGCGCGGCCTCTATGGCCCCTTAATTGTGGAAGAGAAGACCCCGCCAAAGGTGGATCACGATATAACCGTCATGATCGACGATTGGCGGATCGAACGAACAGGCGACACAATTGAGGATTTCGGCAACCGTCACGACTTTTCCCATGCCGGGCGTTTGGGCACCTTCGCCAAAGTTATCCCTTCAATGTTCGAGGTGCGTCGTGGCGACCGTGTGCGCCTGCGCCTGATCAATGTCGCAACAGCGCGTGTCTTCCCGCTGGAAATCGCGGGACTTAAAGGCAAAGTCGTTGCCCTCGACGGGATGCCTCTTGACACACCGCAAGACATCGGGCCGCTGATGATCGCCCCGGCACAACGCATGGATATTATCGCTGATGTGTCCGAAACGGTGAAATTCATTTTTCCAACGCGGCAAGACCCCTATGAAATGGGCGAAATTATCGTGCGTGGAGAGAACCCAAGCCCTTCTTCAACCAACATCGAAGCTCTGCTGCGCCCATACGCTCCGCAGCCAGCGACTACCCCAGATCACGACTTGACCATGGCGCTGCAAGGCGGCGCGATGGGCGGTGCGCATGGCGGCGATGACATTTGGAGCCTGAACGGGGTGTCTGGTTTGTCTGATGATCCTTGGCAGACATTCAAACGAGGTGAGACAGCACGCATCAAACTGGTTAATGAAACGTCCTTCCCGCATGGCATTCATCTGCACGGGCATCACTTCTACGAATTAGAGCCGGACGGCACTCTTGGCCCGATGCGGGACACGACGCTTCTCCAACGGCAAGAAACCCGCGACATCGTCTGTGTCTTCGACAACCCCGGCAAGTGGTTGCTGCATTGTCATATGCTGGGCCATCAAGCCAGCGGGATGAAAACATGGGTGCAGGTTACATGA
- a CDS encoding Crp/Fnr family transcriptional regulator → MNDVFSRLPTLACHKIDMRHEDVLFRQGQPTSGLFRIISGRVTLRRHGENGEVLTLHHAAAGGSFAEASIFSETYHCDAICTAAGSVEKLDKVAVVKLMEADADFSLAFTRHLALQVQHYRAHIEMLSIRSAKERIMVAVQAGYLEASAMELASRINLSHEACYRALTALCNEGRMRRTGRGQYELA, encoded by the coding sequence ATGAATGATGTTTTCTCCAGACTGCCGACGCTGGCATGTCATAAGATCGACATGCGGCATGAGGATGTGCTGTTTCGCCAAGGACAACCGACGTCTGGACTGTTTCGTATCATTTCAGGTCGCGTTACGCTGCGCAGACATGGTGAAAATGGGGAAGTCTTGACACTGCATCACGCGGCGGCGGGTGGCTCTTTCGCCGAAGCTTCAATCTTCTCAGAAACCTACCATTGTGATGCGATCTGTACTGCGGCGGGCAGTGTCGAAAAGCTGGACAAGGTTGCGGTCGTGAAGCTGATGGAGGCTGACGCTGACTTCTCCCTGGCTTTTACCAGACACTTGGCCCTCCAAGTGCAGCATTATCGCGCGCATATTGAAATGCTGTCCATTCGGTCAGCGAAAGAACGGATCATGGTTGCCGTTCAGGCTGGTTATCTCGAAGCGAGCGCGATGGAGCTGGCCAGCCGCATAAATCTATCGCACGAAGCCTGCTATCGCGCTTTGACAGCGCTTTGTAATGAAGGGCGCATGCGACGTACCGGGCGCGGTCAATACGAATTAGCATGA
- a CDS encoding tyrosine-type recombinase/integrase translates to MATPNLPAIRALRPAWNKGRIVGQKRPLKPKHVWAIRVRLELAENHRDLALFNMAIDSKLRGCDLCRMQVVDVMASGQIKERASVLQSKTRKPVRFEISEGTRASVAKWMEDPLMVGSEYLWPGRFHERLHISTRQYARIVRDWVTSIGLEATAYGTHSMRRTKVTQIYKKTGNLRAVQLLLGHTKMDSTVRYLGVELEDALAIAEAIEI, encoded by the coding sequence ATGGCAACACCAAACTTACCTGCCATTCGCGCACTTCGCCCTGCTTGGAACAAGGGCCGTATCGTCGGTCAAAAGCGACCGCTGAAACCAAAACATGTTTGGGCCATCAGGGTCCGGCTTGAGCTTGCCGAGAACCATCGCGACCTTGCCCTGTTCAATATGGCCATTGATAGCAAATTGCGCGGTTGTGATCTCTGTCGAATGCAAGTCGTCGATGTAATGGCATCCGGCCAGATCAAGGAACGGGCATCAGTGCTCCAAAGCAAAACGCGGAAGCCGGTGCGTTTCGAGATATCGGAAGGCACCCGAGCATCAGTCGCGAAGTGGATGGAAGACCCGCTGATGGTCGGGTCTGAATATTTGTGGCCCGGTCGCTTCCACGAGCGACTTCACATCTCGACAAGGCAATACGCGCGGATTGTTCGAGATTGGGTGACATCAATTGGTTTGGAAGCGACCGCCTATGGAACCCACTCAATGAGGCGAACCAAGGTGACACAGATCTACAAGAAAACTGGCAACCTGCGTGCAGTTCAGCTTCTACTTGGCCATACGAAAATGGACAGCACCGTACGCTACTTGGGCGTAGAACTTGAAGATGCGCTTGCTATTGCGGAGGCCATTGAAATCTGA